The Limnospira fusiformis SAG 85.79 genomic interval AGGGTGACTTTGCTATCAGCGACTAAATCAATCATGGAGTCAGATTTTGTCCAAAACAACAACCGCCACGGCTTATTTAACATGGAGTTAACACTAGGTTCATCATACTTGCTAAACACCATAAAACCCGACCCCGAATCATTTTGGTAATTCATGATTAAATTATCACCATTGACCCGAAATTCTTGCACACCTTCTAAGGCTTTAACAAATTGGAACTCTTGGCTCATTAAGGCTTCTTCGCAAGCCATTCTCGTGCTACCTACGGCACTTATTTCTAGGCGATTATCATGGACTTTATGGCCTGCCATTAAACGATTACATCCCGCCGAACCACTAATTCCATTTTGGTCAAAAGCTAGAGTGATTTCACTACCAGCAACCACATCAACTAACCTATCAGCTTGACTCCAAAATGAGAGTTTCCAGCTACTATCTGCAATGGGGTGATTCATAGCCATGTATTGTTCAGAAATATTTTGATAAACTACTGACCCAGACTGGGCTATCCCTTGACTAGCAAACCATACGGGAGAAGCGATCGCACAAGTAGCTACCACCAGCAAACCTTTCCATTGACTTAGTTTTAACATCTTTTTTCACTCCAAGCAACCATCTTAGTATAGCAACTATTGTGGGTTTATTACCCACTTTCTCAAATCACACCAACCGTAAATTAGGCATCATCGAACACCGGGAATTGTTCGGATGACATATCTGCCTGCTGTCAGTTTTCTTAATTTTTTCCATCCATCTTGATGATCAGACAAAACTTGACATCTGCCCTCACCATTTTAGGTAATGCGATCGGGTGAGCCAAATAGTGAACAGTATGACCAGGCCCCTCGACCTGTCTTAATGGGGTGTAACTTTAGGAATTGTGGTGAATGGTGGTTAATTCAAAAGTTGAGCCAATAGGCGAGGCATAGGTAAAATAATTGTTAGTAAAACGCCTAAAGTCATCAATCCGATGATATCTCGGACATCATCAACTTCACTAACATCATTAAGGGCTGGTTCATCATTAAGGGGTAAAAAGAATAGCAGGATGGCTAAAATCATAAATTCCGACTGAATTAAAGCCACGAATAACATCAAAAAGCGGGTAATTTGACCAATAATTAGACTGAGGCGCTGACCAAACATAGCATGGACCATGTGGCCTCCATCTAATTGACCAATAGGGAGTAAATTAAAAGCGGAAACTACCAAGCCTATATATCCAGCGATCGCCACCGGGTGCAAACTGATAGCCATATCCCGGCTTAAAGCATCTCCTAAAGCCAGTTTTGCCAAGATAGCCAAAAACATCGAAAACCTAGGATTGAGGGCATTGAAGGTCAAAATTCCCGACTGATCAGGCACAATATCGACGACTTCCGAATGAGCAAATCCCCAGAATAATAAAGGAATAGTCACCAGTAAACCAGCCCAGGGACCAGCCACACTGACATCAAATAAAGCGCGGCGGTGGGGATATGGCGATCGCGTTTGAATAAAAGCGCCAAAAGTTCCCAGAAAAAAGGGAACTGGAATAAAATAGGGAGGGGTTACCTGAATCTGATGGTGTCTAGCGGTCAAGTAGTGGCATAACTCATGAACCCCCAAAATCGCCATTAAAGCGACAGCATAGGGAAACCCCGTCAACAATAGGGAAGGATCATCCTGCCAATCCTGATTTGATATTCCCATAATTGTGCTTCCCGCGACAGTAGTTGTAAACAGGGTAATCACCATTAGCGCCAAGGCTAACAGAGGCTGACTCAGCAGGTCTTGATCAGATTTGGGAGGAGCGTCGGGGTGACGTTGGGGATTAGGGACAAGGGCGAATAGGGGTTTATCAGATAAGTCTCGTTGGAATATTACCAAAAAGCGATCGCCAAAATTTGCCTCAATTTTCTCTCTTACGGTTTGATAAGCTATATCAGGTTGCGATCGCAATTGACCCCGACAAATCACCGCCTGGGGTCGATATTCCACATCATGCAACGGAAACACCGACCAAGGGAAACAAGCCCTTAATTTAGTCTCCTCACTCTGGCTGATAGGTGACACAGGTTCTGGAGTTTTGGTAGTTTCTGAGACAGAAGAATCTGTTTCACTTCCGGCATCTTCTGGGGTAGGATACTGGCGGCCAATATGCACCAAAACCCAATATAGACAAGGACAGACAATAAATGGAATAATCACCAGTAAAGCCGGAATCGGGGTCTGTTTGCCATAAATTATCACCCAGCCAGTCCAGATGAAAGCAGGTGCCATCATCACCAACCACAAGATCCACACGGGAGTCCTGGTAATGCGGGTGACACTTTGACGCAAAACCAAATAAGTGACAAGTCCTAGAATTAGTAGCAATAAAAGCATAATGATATTTTGATCGCAGGGAACACCGTAACCGGGAATCAGGGAAACCACAAAAAAGGATCTGGTATAGTTTACCGATAACTCGTTGAGATTCAAAAATGGCCCATAGGAACACCAGTGGAAACAGCGTAATGGCCCAGCAGCAGTCTACAACCAAACCACCGAAACCTATTTTTGAAACAATTTATGGATTTTCACCAAACCGAGATACTCTGGGTGGGACAGCTTACTTCATTGTAGAAAACTCAGGTAATATCTTGATCGATTCTCCGCCTTGGACAGAAACTGAACAAGAGTTTATCCAGCAACAGGGGGGGCTAAAGTGGTTAGTGATCACCCATCGCGGCGGTATGGGTAAAGCTAGGGAAATTCAGAAAGCTACTGACTGTCAAATTTTGTGTCAGGAACAGGAAGCCTATCTGTTACCAGAAGCTGAGGTCATATCTTTTGAAAGGGAATTTTCCCTAACTCCAGAGATTATGGTGATTTGGACTCCTGGACATTCTCCCGGTTCCTCCTGTGTTTATACTTCCCAGTATGGCGGGATCTTGTTTTCCGGTCGCCATTTGTTACCTGATGCTAAGGGTAAGCCAGTCCCCCTACGAACTGCTAAAACTTTTCACTGGTCGAGACAAGTTCGCAGTGTGCAGGTCCTATTGGATAGATTTACACCGGAAACGTTACAATGGATTTGTCCTGGGGCTAGTATTGGCTTATTACGCGCCAAGTTGGCGATCGCTGACGGTTATCACCAAATCGCTGATAGCATGAGGCAATAGCTCACCTCAATTGTCCGTTGCCACTTGTGTGGCAAAATATTCTATAGCTGTTGCTAAATTTATCGCCAAATAACTATGACTTCTGCAACTACACTTTCCGATGCTCCTGATTTGACAGGTGATGATTACATTGTTATTGGTTTAGCCCACTGCTTTATTAAAGAAGATGGGGAAGTCCAACCGGTTACGATCGCCGAACCCATCCCCTCAGCCGCCTTAGAAGCGATTATCAAGGGTATTCCTACCTCCTATCAAATCGCCTCTGCTGTCACCCTGGGAACTTTACTCACCGATGAGTCTGTCACACTTCCTGAAGCCTTCAGCCCAGAAACTCAACTCTGTGACGACTTTAGAGAACGTACCATCGCCGCCGCGCGTACCTACAAACGCCGTGAGGTGGCTAAGTCTCATATTTCAGTCGGGACTACCTTCGAGAAATTGAACTTTTCCACCGAACGCAAACGCCTACTTAATTCTGAACGAATTGTTAGCGCGGAAGATAACGTTAAACAACACGCCTACACCCACCAAGTTCTCTAGTTAGACTTCAGCGGTATATATATTCTGAACTCCAAGCCGCCTTGGGGTTGGGAAACACAAGCCAGTTCACCACCATGCTTTTCAACTACTAGGTGATGGGCTATAGACAATCCTAGGGCGGTTGTTTGACCAAAAGTAGGCGCGGCTAATAATGGTTCAAATACCTGCTGAAATTCATCTGGGCTTAAACTTGGACCATTATCAGCTATGGAAATCATTACCCTTTTTCTGTCTTTCTCCTCCACTATGGTAGTGCTGACTGACAGGGTAGGATCAACCATGCGATCGCCTCCTACCATCGCCATTTCTAGCCGATCTATATGGTAGGTGATTAGATTCATAAATACCTGATTTAATTGTCCGGGATAACACTCGATTAACGGTAAATATCCATAGTCTTTGACTAATTTAATACTCCCTCGCCCTCCCTTAGCCTGTAGGCGATTTTGCAAAATCAGCAAGGTACTATCCAAGCCTTCATGAATATTCGCCTCCTTCATTTGGGATTCATCTAGACGGGTAAATACACGCAGCGATCGCACCACGTCCCTAATGCGTTCCGCCCCCACCTGCATAGATTCAAACATTTTGGGTAAATCTATCTTGATAAAATCAAGACCTATTTCCTCCATTTCTTCCTCAATTTCCTCCGGGGTTTCTGGATAATACTCGTTATATAAATCTACCAATCTCAGTAGATCCTCAATATACTTATATCCATGACCCAGATTACCAAAAATGAAATTAACCGGATTATTAATTTCGTGAGCAATTCCTGCTACTAATTGTCCCAGAGAAGACATCTTTTCAGTTTGCACTAATTGGGTTTGGGCGCGTTTTAACTGTACTAAAGCCGCTTCTAACTCGTTGCGGCGGCGAGTTTCCTGTTCCTCACTTAGTCGCAGCGCCATTTCCATATTACGGCGTTCGGTAATATCTAACCCGACAAATACCGCCGCCGCGCCCCGATGATATTTTTGAGCTACAATTAAATAGGTGCGTGGTTCACCCTTAACATTAGCAGTAATTTCCCGAGAACTTGTCCAGTTATTCCTATCAAAAAAAGCATAGACAAATTCATTAAATTCTGGGCTGGTTTGCAGAAAACCTACCTCTTTACCGATGAATTGATGGGTCGGTACACCATAAGCATTAGCTAGGTGTTGATTAACCCCTAAATATCTCAGGTCTGAACCTACCCAAGACACTAACCCTGGTACCGCATTTAAAACAGCTTCGAGTTGGTCGCGCGACTCGGTAATGACTGAGGAAGCCACTTGACGTTCGGAGATATCTCTGGCAAACCAACAGATTAACGGTAAGGTGGGAGAATGGCGATCGCCTGTTTGTATGGCAGTATTAACCTTAATATCAATATCTGAGGGTTTAACCTCTAAATAGTTAACATTGACTTCCACGGGACAAATTACGCCATGGCGACAACTATGGCGTGATTCAAAAGTCAGCGAACCTTTATGGCGAATATCCTCGCACTGGACAGACCAGATAGTTGGGGATAGGTCAGGATCAATATCGTAGATTTTCAGTTTTAGTAATTCCCCCCGGGAATAGCCTAATAACCTACAGGCAGTGTCATTAACATAGCATAACCTACCATCAAGGGTAATCCACAATACCGCATCCGCCGCCCTATCCATCGCCAATTGGGTCAGTTGTAGGGTATCCTTTAACTGTTTCGATGCGGTAATGGCTTCTAAGGACAGGATTAAACCAGCGATCGCCCCGGTTTCCGTTTTCCAAGGCCTGACAACCCATTTCACCCATTCTATGCTACCATCACTCAGGCTCAGACAGGTTTCTAATTCCCAACTGTCTAAGGTTCCTGCTAAAGATGCCTCCGCGTTCTCATGCCAACGATCTGGTAAGTTCGGAAATAGCTGATAATGGGATACACCCAGTAAATTGTCGGAAATTTGGCTATCACTATACTGGTCTTGCCAGTACTGGGATATAGCCACATAGCACATTTGGCGATCGACCATAGCGATCGCTGTCGGCATTGATGCCATCAGTTGATTAAATAGTATATCTCCTGATCTCCCTGGAACTGCTGCACTATACATAGAATTATAGCCACAATTATAGCCATTGCTAACTGATGCCGCCTCCTGGGATGAAAAAGATTGTGTGGGCTGGTTATTCACAATTCGCGATACTCCGGTTAATTGCATCTAGTCGGCACAGTTAGAAATTACAGGGGAACATTGGAGCGTTTCGGATCATTTATGTTCCATTTATTTATACGTTCCATGTCAATTATCATGGGGGGTCTCACCCTCCATTGTATTCTTGGTTACAGATTTTGTCTATATTCCTTATTGC includes:
- a CDS encoding META domain-containing protein: MLKLSQWKGLLVVATCAIASPVWFASQGIAQSGSVVYQNISEQYMAMNHPIADSSWKLSFWSQADRLVDVVAGSEITLAFDQNGISGSAGCNRLMAGHKVHDNRLEISAVGSTRMACEEALMSQEFQFVKALEGVQEFRVNGDNLIMNYQNDSGSGFMVFSKYDEPSVNSMLNKPWRLLFWTKSDSMIDLVADSKVTLEFAENSISGTGGCNRLIGGYEVKEQQLEINTLASTSMACEPELMTQESEFIQALEGVQEFRVNGNNLVMTFQNASGSGIMVFEHDN
- a CDS encoding PAS domain S-box protein, producing the protein MQLTGVSRIVNNQPTQSFSSQEAASVSNGYNCGYNSMYSAAVPGRSGDILFNQLMASMPTAIAMVDRQMCYVAISQYWQDQYSDSQISDNLLGVSHYQLFPNLPDRWHENAEASLAGTLDSWELETCLSLSDGSIEWVKWVVRPWKTETGAIAGLILSLEAITASKQLKDTLQLTQLAMDRAADAVLWITLDGRLCYVNDTACRLLGYSRGELLKLKIYDIDPDLSPTIWSVQCEDIRHKGSLTFESRHSCRHGVICPVEVNVNYLEVKPSDIDIKVNTAIQTGDRHSPTLPLICWFARDISERQVASSVITESRDQLEAVLNAVPGLVSWVGSDLRYLGVNQHLANAYGVPTHQFIGKEVGFLQTSPEFNEFVYAFFDRNNWTSSREITANVKGEPRTYLIVAQKYHRGAAAVFVGLDITERRNMEMALRLSEEQETRRRNELEAALVQLKRAQTQLVQTEKMSSLGQLVAGIAHEINNPVNFIFGNLGHGYKYIEDLLRLVDLYNEYYPETPEEIEEEMEEIGLDFIKIDLPKMFESMQVGAERIRDVVRSLRVFTRLDESQMKEANIHEGLDSTLLILQNRLQAKGGRGSIKLVKDYGYLPLIECYPGQLNQVFMNLITYHIDRLEMAMVGGDRMVDPTLSVSTTIVEEKDRKRVMISIADNGPSLSPDEFQQVFEPLLAAPTFGQTTALGLSIAHHLVVEKHGGELACVSQPQGGLEFRIYIPLKSN
- a CDS encoding site-2 protease family protein, giving the protein MVSLIPGYGVPCDQNIIMLLLLLILGLVTYLVLRQSVTRITRTPVWILWLVMMAPAFIWTGWVIIYGKQTPIPALLVIIPFIVCPCLYWVLVHIGRQYPTPEDAGSETDSSVSETTKTPEPVSPISQSEETKLRACFPWSVFPLHDVEYRPQAVICRGQLRSQPDIAYQTVREKIEANFGDRFLVIFQRDLSDKPLFALVPNPQRHPDAPPKSDQDLLSQPLLALALMVITLFTTTVAGSTIMGISNQDWQDDPSLLLTGFPYAVALMAILGVHELCHYLTARHHQIQVTPPYFIPVPFFLGTFGAFIQTRSPYPHRRALFDVSVAGPWAGLLVTIPLLFWGFAHSEVVDIVPDQSGILTFNALNPRFSMFLAILAKLALGDALSRDMAISLHPVAIAGYIGLVVSAFNLLPIGQLDGGHMVHAMFGQRLSLIIGQITRFLMLFVALIQSEFMILAILLFFLPLNDEPALNDVSEVDDVRDIIGLMTLGVLLTIILPMPRLLAQLLN